A portion of the Toxoplasma gondii ME49 chromosome VIIb, whole genome shotgun sequence genome contains these proteins:
- a CDS encoding hypothetical protein (encoded by transcript TGME49_261620), with protein MELSATMVAAASSDNSRSRSRSPRGFECFAASSRQSDDRSYDRSRGGRLEPELRAVIKRHVVQVDAHNRYLEKRQMWSQHEKEEQERAKKKRESHGIFSRDYGGGDRDIFDRMSHRKQPRTDRSFKEDEGLRGRSGGTSLSGFDMHAGERLLNAREKEKKRLKQLTHESTDHWQPDKFYTDELKTEKPWINPYEVMARNLLMPPSEGELTPKADSTSRSSSPSRKRDRAKKKCKKKMKKEKKKLKKKLKKLKKC; from the exons ATGGAGTTGTCTGCCACGATGGTTGCGGCTGCTTCGTCAGATAACAGCCGAAGCCGCAGCAGAAGCCCCCGGGGCTTTGAATGTTTTGCTGCGTCCTCTCGGCAAAGCGATGACAGATCCTACGACAGGTCGAGAGGAGGGAGGCTGGAGCCGGAATTGCGGGCGGTCATTAAGAGACATGTTGTCCAAGTGGATGCCCATAACCGCTACctggagaagcggcagaTGTGGAGTCAGCATGAGAAAGAGGAGCAAGAGCGtgcaaagaaaaagagagaaagtc ACGGAATTTTCTCGCGTGACTATGGTGGTGGTGATAGAGACATTTTCGACAGAATGTCGCATCGAAAGCAGCCCCGGACAGATCGGAGCTTCAAGGAA GACGAGGGCCTGCGAGGCAGGTCGGGAGGCACCTCCTTGAGCGGGTTCGACATGCACGCCGGCGAGAGACTTCTGAACGCtagggaaaaggagaagaagcgacttAAACAGCTTACACACGAATCAACTGACCACTGGCAGCCGGACAAGTTCTATACCGATGAATTGAAGACA GAGAAACCCTGGATCAATCCATACGAAGTTATGGCCCGAAATTTGTTAATGCCGCCAAGCGAAGGAGA GCTCACCCCAAAGGCGGATTCAACATCCAGAAGTTCGTCACCAAGTCGCAAGCGCGacagggcgaagaagaagtgcaagaagaagatgaagaaggagaagaagaagttgaaaaagaaactgaagaaactgaagaaatGCTAA
- a CDS encoding hypothetical protein (encoded by transcript TGME49_261610) has translation MEPIGEEGALSKDGQMLRQNKRRRTRDGFQALDRWKAKVHPENWKIFNYFVEARRKATTARQFETYSRVLRALQSYPLPLSTQQEAEQLDGVGDYLSSFFGRILLNQTAATPGHACLPGANDKADKTPAAFPLHSPAPSICTSGDRIEGGAGHVLVSGLSCETGNDSEEGSPLSSLKISTAVQVYIEGQRSAAERLAAVLLNRHTGLKFRQLPGAEGTEKSHNRGSVGDACAVLDISNGRGNVLGRKNRVRVPERAGAVESVNVARDGESSRLENGRETSEKESTWAGVSDSRCPADISDSQARNDDEINFSKGKGGESRKSGFRKCASAWTALVCLYRLKAFDQKGVSRTQIQKEQEELSKIYPCRVVSGSVLETLRLEKLVGVSQPSAAAVRAASVALDEQLDSAANASPFLISSAHQLSSSTAKEAVKEELFDGRLRPAHALNDRPAEEETTARRRCVILRRGEDRNGDGTEVRAVGAVASLDQEAPRCQTENDREAAKRRLLKKCCHDHLERLFLTEEGKAVAERLVDESPGIRTSSAHAPASCLGVEALHRVEKDQFLHCPSDAHANPRRLDAAEGRGTRGEVGKADVRKSFEEPVKRRCFGAEEACGISVESSSFESDGSSKSHDERDARADPCHVASLSVNRRSKAAQEIKEGASVPSETKFGDHQPGKGAGWQLSDEDLSSESSSTDTATASLTSKGERQRLCGSFKKDEPHVVSDEEDGEAPKKFGGEFERRGESWSHRFGIPSTFNCSTPERRRPEDGREPLSTTDSPSPVNVPGEFRAGTEEAKGACRRDNGPREWRHVGHAFQVCLVLDNRERVEHGVGGWGGGINRAEFLSAQLRRNGVLVELRPLPVGDAIWVARQCSGAAEAAVTSPRDTRDRSASLERSIANAPKLVCRVGAAVSAETTSPMKKGAFALPAEFVLPLIVERKTLRDLSSSIRDGRYEDQKYRLMRCAGVTRVLYLVEGLLEASQCPAIPLSTVTFAGQRRNPGGSGPSVQRFPGSQRPGVPGGSTSLANASGGRAFLGGPLSTSAATMAAEIAAVRTAQVKTQLVNGFSLLNTTCPAHTVAMLTRIHRRLVRQFSADAVVPQNTHKFCSETSARGAEAAEVWRRSDADVHQTVLDIETSRLEASGTEVSGASSRKVMERVIHLFLLRKKQDETGLSGDTLGVCPMDAAGNAQVVELLSWSEWLEKNRQSAKCTVQEVFCRQLSVLPFLGKRGAAHIAKACGHPAAFARLLKTHPDDRHLRTALALAALAADQAKSGQGKPDAEKRNENGDTLLLTRQNRQTRRVGEEMVEDKNSESEPREPGERSTDRKKRKRRDGLQLDCREQGRISAINTGSARPQAISSKALALCRLLYQDEVPASVLDAMQPLAVAASTVLENKCAMAAALTPCREQVEREGNIL, from the exons ATGGAGCCGatcggggaagaaggagctTTGAGTAAAGATGGACAGATGTTGAGGCAGAacaagaggcgaagaactcGAGATGGTTTCCAAGCACTGGACCGGTGGAAAGCTAAGGTTCATCCGGAGAATTGGAAAATTTTCAATTACTTCGTGGAGGCGCGGAGAAAAGCAACGACTGCGCGCCAGTTCGAAACATACTCTCGG GTTCTTCGGGCTCTCCAGTCCTACCCACTTCCTTTGTCGACCCAGCAGGAGGCCGAGCAACTCGACGGCGTTGGTGACTACCTCTCAAGCTTCTTCGGCCG CATTCTCCTCAACCAGACTGCCGCCACACCTGGTCACGCCTGCCTCCCAGGAGCCAATGACAAGGCCGACAAAACGccggctgcttttcctctgcattCGCCAGCCCCAAGCATCTGCACATCAGGAGACAGAATCGAGGGCGGAGCTGGACACGTTCTGGTTTCGGGCCTGTCCTGCGAAACTGGTAACGACTCCGAGGAAGGTTCTCCACTCAGTTCACTCAAGATTTCGACGGCCGTTCAGGTTTATATAGAGGGCCAACGCAGCGCAGCCGAGCGCCTCGCTGCGGTGCTCCTGAATAGGCATACTGGCTTGAAGTTTCGCCAGCTGCCTGGGGCGGAAGGCACCGAAAAGAGCCATAACAGAGGAAGCGTAggagatgcatgcgcggtTCTAGACATTTCCAACGGCCGCGGGAACGTGCTGGGACGAAAGAACCGTGTCCGAGTTCCAGAGAGAGCCGGCGCCGTTGAGTCAGTGAACGTCGCGAGAGATGGGGAGTCTTCGCGGCTCGAAAACGGACGAGAAACCTCGGAGAAGGAATCCACATGGGCGGGCGTTTCCGACAGTCGCTGCCCGGCGGACATTTCAGACTCTCAAGCACGAAACGACGACGAGATTAACTTTTCAAAGGGGAAGGGAGGCGAGTCGCGAAAAAGTGGTTTCCGAAAGTGTGCGAGTGCCTGGACCGCACTGgtgtgtctgtacagacTGAAGGCCTTTGATCAGAAAGGCGTCAGTCGAACGCAAATACAAAAGGAGCAGGAAGAGCTCTCCAAG ATCTATCCGTGCAGAGTTGTCTCAGGAAGCGTTTTGGAGACATTGCGGCTTGAAAAGCTTGTGGGCGTTAGCCAGCCTTCGGCTGCCGCCGTTAGGGCGGCCTCCGTGGCTCTGGACGAGCAGCTGGACTCTGCTGCTAacgcctctcctttcctgaTTTCCAGTGCGCATCAACTGTCCTCCAGTACTGCGAAGGAAGCGGTTAAGGAGGAACTTTTTGATGGCCGTCTTCGGCCAGCACACGCCTTGAACGACAGACCCGCTGAGGAGGAGACAACAGCGAGGAGGCGGTGTGTGATTCTGCGGAGAGGTGAGGACAGAAATGGCGATGGCACAGAGGTCCGTGCGGTGggcgctgtcgcctctcttgACCAGGAAGCCCCACGTTGCCAGACAGAGAATGacagagaagccgcgaaaCGCCGCCTGCTGAAGAAGTGTTGTCACGATCACCTCGAGCGACTTTTCCTCACCGAAGAGGGGAAAGCAGTCGCAGAGCGTTTGGTGGACGAAAGTCCGGGAATACGGACTTCGTCCGCTCACGCCCCAGCGTCTTGCCTGGGCGTGGAGGCACTGCATCGCGTAGAGAAAGACCAGTTTCTTCATTGCCCTTCCGATGCACACGCGAATCCGCGCAGGTTGGACGCAgccgaaggaagaggaaccCGCGGAGAAGTGGGGAAGGCAGATGTCCGGAAGTCCTTTGAAGAGCCAGTGAAACGTAGATGCTTCGGAGCGGAAGAGGCTTGTGGTATCTCTGTGGAAAGTTCGAGCTTTGAGTCGGATGGAAGTTCCAAGTCCCATGACGAAAGGGATGCCAGGGCTGACCCTTGCCAcgttgcctctctttccGTCAATCGAAGATCGAAAGCCGCACAGGAAATCAAAGAAGGAGCCTCGGTACCTTCAGAAACCAAGTTCGGCGATCACCAGCCGGGAAAAGGTGCGGGGTGGCAACTCAGTGACGAGGACCTTTCCTCAGAGAGCAGCAGTACAGACACTGCAACTGCAAGCCTCACCAGCAAAGGAGAGCGGCAACGGCTTTGCGGATCATTCAAGAAAGATGAACCACATGTGGTGTCGGACGAGGAGGATGGAGAAGCGCCAAAGAAGTTTGGCGGGGAGTTCGAGCGGCGCGGGGAAAGCTGGAGTCATCGCTTCGGCATTCCAAGCACATTTAATTGCTCAACACCGGAACGTCGACGCCCAGAGGACGGGCGGGAGCCCCTTTCAACGACAGACTCGCCGTCACCAGTAAATGTGCCCGGGGAATTCCGTGCTGGCACTGAAGAGGCAAAGGGggcatgcagaagagacaacggGCCCCGGGAGTGGCGCCACGTAGGCCATGCCTTTCAAGTTTGTTTGGTTCTTGACAATCGCGAACGCGTCGAACACGGCGTCGGTGGTTGGGGAGGTGGGATAAACAGAGCAGAGTTTCTGTCTGCACAGCTGCGAAGGAATGGTGTTCTCGTCGAGTTACGGCCTCTTCCGGTGGGCGACGCCATCTGGGTGGCTCGGCAGTGTTCCGGTGCCGCTGAAGCGGCTGTGACAAGCCCCAGAGACACTAGGGACAGAAGCGCATCTCTGGAACGTTCGATCGCAAATGCACCCAAATTAGTTTGTAGGGTCGGGGCCGCTGTTTCGGCAGAGACGACGTCGCCGATGAAGAAAGGCGCATTCGCCTTACCGGCGGAGTTTGTGTTGCCTCTCATTGTAGAGCGCAAGACCCTCCGGGACCTGAGCTCGTCGATCCGAGACGGCCGCTACGAGGACCAGAAGTACCGTCTGATGCGCTGCGCCGGTGTCACACGAGTTCTATACCTCGTCGAGGGCTTGCTTGAGGCTTCGCAGTGTCCCGCGATTCCGCTCTCGACGGTTACTTTCGCGGGCCAGAGACGTAACCCTGGAGGGTCGGGTCCAAGTGTCCAACGCTTTCCCGGATCTCAACGCCCAGGCGTTCCTGGCGGATCGACTAGTCTCGCCAATGCCTCAGGCGGCCGAGCGTTTCTTGGCGGGCCTCTGTCGACGTCTGCTGCTACCATGGCGGCTGAGATTGccgctgtacgtacagcgcAGGTCAAGACGCAGCTCGTCAATGGCTTCTCGCTTCTAAACACCACTTGCCCAGCCCATACGGTGGCCATGTTGACTCGCATCCACAGACGGCTGGTGAGACAGTTTTCTGCCGACGCCGTCGTTCCCCAAAACACTCACAAGTTCTGTTCGGAAACAAGTGCACGAGGGGCTGAAGCGGCCGAAGTTTGGCGGAGGTCTGATGCCGATGTTCATCAAACAGTACTCGACATTGAGACGTCACGCTTAGAGGCATCTGGAACCGAGGTGTCCGGGGCGTCATCGAGGAAGGTGATGGAAAGAGTGATTcacctgtttctccttcgcaaGAAACAGGACGAAACAGGTCTCTCAGGTGACACCCTTGGGGTGTGTCCGATGGACGCCGCCGGGAACGCCCAAGTCGTAGAACTTCTCTCTTGGTCAGAATGGCTCGAGAAGAACCGGCAGAGCGCAAAGTGCACCGTGCAGGAGGTTTTCTGTAGACAACTGAGTGTGTTGCCATTTCTTGGAAAACGCGGCGCAGCTCACATTGCGAAAGCGTGTGGCCACCCAGCGGCTTTTGCTCGGTTGCTCAAAACCCACCCCGACGACAGACACCTTCGAACAGCTTTAGCTTTGGCAGCGCTTGCAGCGGACCAAGCGAAAAGCGGACAGGGAAAACCCGATGCGGAGAAACGGAACGAGAATGGTGATACGTTGCTGCTAACACGGCAGAACCGCCAGACTCGAAGAGTGGGTGAGGAAATGGTGGAGGACAAAAACTCGGAAAGCGAACCTCGAGAgccaggcgagagaagcaccGATAGAAAGAAGCGGAAACGCCGCGATGGCCTGCAGCTCGACTGCCGAGAACAAGGGCGTATCTCAGCCATTAACACCGGATCTGCTCGGCCACAAGCTATCAGCAGCAAG GCGTTGGCGCTTTGCAGGCTGCTTTACCAGGACGAAGTTCCTGCGTCTGTCCTGGACGCAATGCAGCCTTTGGCTGTTGCTGCCTCGACAGTTCTCGAGAACAAGTGTGCAATGGCAGCAGCGTTAACGCCCTGCAGGGAGCAggtggagagggaaggaaataTTCTCTGA
- a CDS encoding creatinase domain-containing protein (encoded by transcript TGME49_261600): MIPLSFPRLRQAGGGNFLRPQYRRCRGHVRVSTKALWGGFHAAHAPAFFPGTLTSTVNPFHAPLTCLPHRTASCLSFQGSSAASTGCPFWLGALSAVFSLLTLSGRGVSFVSRRALDSSRHCSSPSACLHSTLHGLPPSQFLSSGNFLQSLQKPSLRFCSSSMARDGQSSDAGLSPGEKLSQMRTLMKDRNLDAFVVYSGDAHGSEIPAPSDERRQFLTGFDGSSGVAVVTADEALLWTDGRYFVQAEQQLDASLWTLMKQNTPGTPKVPEWLFNNSKVKRVGIDGHCTPISEYRQLLHAGFSPPSAPCLGASSSLSLKNDGASRPSDIAESKELILSENLVDLVWGAARPPAPCAEIHVHPLSYAGATTREKAAQVLQQMAAARCDVLLISALDDVAWFLNLRGADVPCSPVFLSYCLIVNTASASCPPESGNPAQDASPLIVLYTNEARIKGAVAEELAKSRVYVRPYASVCNDLRHVLQNKPSFVDFIRKAGQKGNAEADVVNRQSDDRSKKEKTGAEMLWLDPTANVSIFATANECDTRVTLTVTPAAKQKAVKNPAELEGMKEAHVQDGVALAKFLTWLEERSEDPQAESFTEWEVAQVVDGLRALSPSFRGISFSTIASANANAAIVHYRPIREHSAPVTSSCLFLLDSGAHYAVGGTTDVTRTVHTGTPSESQKRYFTLVLKGFIGLSRQVFPQGTRGPQLDVLARQHLWASGLDYRHGTGHGVGSYLNVHEGPIGISPRLICQAGETDLAEGNVLSVEPGFYQQGSLGIRIENLVYVTKATPSENFENMRFLRFDQLTVVPIQKKLILPSLLTNEEIQWLNDYHQKVWTLVAPRLQEEAKQNNAVTSITVGGNRLMSVPSPDHTLSWLEKATAPLPLH, translated from the exons ATGATTCCGCTATCTTTCCCGCGCCTTCGCCAGGCCGGTGGCGGGAACTTTCTTCGTCCGCAATACCGGCGTTGTCGAGGTCACGTGCGGGTTTCTACGAAAGCGCTTTGGGGGGGTTTCCACGCCGCGCATGCGCCCGCGTTTTTTCCGGGAACTCTGACCAGCACGGTGAATCCTTTTCACGCACCCCTGACTTGCTTACCTCACCGAACAGCTTCTTGCCTTTCTTTCCAGGGGTCCTCCGCAGCCTCAACTGGTTGCCCGTTCTGGCTCGGCGCCTTGTCTGCGGTGTTCAGCCTCCTGACATTGTCAGGACGCggtgtttccttcgtttctcgccgcGCTCTCGACTCTAGTCGTCACTGCAGTTCCCCAAGCGCCTGTCTTCACTCTACCCTCCATGGGCTACCTCCGTCGCAGTTCCTCAGCTCCGGAAACTTTCTGCAGAGTCTGCAAAAGCCATCGCTGCGCTTCTGTTCATCAAGCATGGCGCGAGATGGCCAGAGTAGCGACGCAGGCCTGTCGCCGGGAGAGAAACTCTCCCAGATGCGGACGCTCATGAAGGATCGTAACCTGGACGCCTTCGTCGTGTACAGCGGAGATGCGCATGGAAGTGAAATCCCCGCACCATCTGACGAAAGGCGGCAGTTCCTCACCGGGTTCGACGGTAGCAGCGGCGTCGCCGTTGTCACTGCGGATGAGGCTCTCTTGTGGACAGACGGCAGGTACTTTGTCCAGGCAGAGCAGCAGCTCGACGCTTCTCTTTGGACGCTCATGAAACAGAACACGCCTGGAACCCCGAAAGTCCCGGAGTGGCTCTTCAACAACTCAAAAG TGAAACGCGTGGGCATCGATGGCCATTGCACTCCCATCTCGGAGTATCGGCAGTTGCTCCACGCCggtttctcgcctccttccgcTCCTTGCCTAGGCGCCTCAagcagtctctctctgaaaaATGACGGCGCGTCTCGCCCTTCAGACATCGCGGAATCGAAGGAACTCATCCTTTCTGAGAATCTCGTGGACCTTGTCTGGGGGGCGGCTCGACCCCCAGCTCCGTGTGCTGAGATCCATGTTCACCCGCTTTCATATGCAG GTGCCAccacgcgagagaaggcggcacaGGTGCTTCAACAGATGGCCGCTGCTCGCTGCGATGTTCTGCTTATTTCC GCACTCGACGATGTGGCTTGGTTTTTGAATCTCCGAGGCGCGGACGTTCCTtgctctcctgtcttcctctcgtacTGCCTGATCGTCAACACGGCTTCCGCCTCTTGCCCGCCTGAAAGCGGCAACCCTGCTCAAGACGCCTCGCCTCTGATTGT CCTTTACACAAACGAAGCGCGAATCAAAGGCGCCGTTGCTGAGGAACTCGCCAAGTCGCGTGTCTACGTTCGGCCCTACGCCAGCGTCTGCAACGACCTGCGGCATGTCCTTCAAAACAAACCTTCCTTCGTAGACTTCATTCGAAAAGCGGGCCAGAAGGGAAACGCGGAAGCGGACGTGGTCAACCGACAAAGCGATGACAGAtccaagaaagaaaaaacgggtGCCGAAATGCTTTGGCTCGACCCAACTGCCAACGTCTCCATTTTCGCCACCGCCAACGAATGCGACACCCGCGTTACTCTGACGGTGACTCCAGCTGCGAAACAGAAG GCAGTGAAGAACCCAGCGGAGCTGGAGGGAATGAAGGAGGCGCATGTGCAGGACGGCGTGGCTTTGGCGAAGTTTCTTACATGgttggaagagagaagcgaggaccCGCAAGCTGAGTCTTTTACTGAGTGGGAGGTGGCCCAAGTCGTGGATGGCCTTCGAGCTCTCTCT CCGTCATTCCGGGGAATTTCGTTCTCCACTATCGCCTCTGCCAACGCCAATGCGGCCATCGTCCACTACCG GCCTATCAGAGAACACAGTGCACCTGTCACCTCCtcatgtctctttctcctcgacaGCGGCGCCCATTACGCCGTTGGAGGGACGACAGATGTGACGCGAACTGTGCACACGGGAACTCCAAGCGAGAGTCAGAAACGCTATTTCACTCTGGTTCTCAAG GGATTCATCGGCTTGTCTCGGCAAGTGTTTCCACAAGGGACGCGAGGACCGCAGCTGGACGTTCTCGCGCGCCAGCATTTGTGGGCCTCTGGTCTGGATTATCGCCATG GTACGGGCCACGGCGTCGGGAGCTACCTGAACGTTCACGAAGGGCCTATCGGCATCTCTCCGCGTCTCATT TGTCAAGCAGGCGAGACCGATCTGGCGGAGGGCAACGTGCTGTCGGTGGAGCCTGGATTTTATCAGCAAGGCAGTCTTGGCATCCGCATAGAGAATCTCGTTTACGTCACAAA AGCAACTCCATCTGAGAACTTCGAAAACATGAGGTTTCTCCGCTTCGACCAGCTTACTGTGGTCCCCATACAGAAAAAGCTGattcttccgtctctcttgaCAAATGAG GAAATTCAGTGGCTGAACGATTACCACCAAAAAGTGTGGACGCTCGTCGCTCCTCGACTTCAAGAAGAAGCCAAACAGAATAATGCGGTCACGTCAATCACTGTGGGGGGAAACAGACTAATGTCAGTGCCCAGTCCGGACCACACCCTTAGCTGGCTCGAGAAGGCCACAGCTCCTTTGCCTCTCCACTAG